The following are from one region of the Mesorhizobium sp. B4-1-4 genome:
- a CDS encoding ANTAR domain-containing response regulator, producing MVRSPLTVLVIDENRIRASIIEAGLREAGHERVTVIHDVVGIARHIAEIEPDVIVIDLENPNRDMLENMFQLSRAVKRPIAMFVDRSDQASIEAAVEAGVSAYVVDGLRQERVKPILDMAVSRFNAFSRMARELEEARSELENRKLIDRAKGILMKSRGLTEEAAYTLLRKTAMNQNRKISEIAQSLVTAAGLLGPAEDE from the coding sequence ATGGTCCGATCCCCCCTCACCGTCCTGGTCATCGACGAAAACCGCATCCGAGCCTCGATCATCGAGGCCGGCTTGCGCGAGGCCGGGCATGAGCGGGTCACCGTCATCCATGATGTCGTCGGCATTGCGCGGCACATCGCCGAGATCGAGCCGGATGTCATCGTCATCGACCTCGAAAACCCGAACCGTGACATGCTGGAGAACATGTTCCAGCTGTCGCGCGCGGTGAAGCGGCCGATCGCCATGTTCGTCGACCGTTCCGACCAGGCCTCGATCGAAGCGGCGGTCGAGGCCGGCGTATCGGCCTATGTCGTCGATGGCCTCAGGCAGGAGCGCGTCAAGCCGATCCTCGACATGGCGGTGAGCCGCTTCAACGCCTTCTCGCGCATGGCGCGCGAGCTGGAAGAAGCGCGCAGCGAACTCGAAAACCGCAAGCTGATCGACCGCGCCAAGGGCATATTGATGAAGTCGCGCGGCCTGACGGAAGAGGCCGCCTACACGCTGCTTCGCAAGACAGCGATGAACCAGAACCGCAAGATCAGCGAGATCGCCCAGAGCCTGGTGACAGCCGCAGGGCTGCTGGGACCGGCGGAGGACGAATGA
- a CDS encoding CmpA/NrtA family ABC transporter substrate-binding protein, whose product MSAAYQITAGLMPLFDSAVLVAAGELGFAAREGIDLTLHRETSWANIRDRIAIGHFDVAHMLGPMPLACNLGLSPLASETIVPFSLGLGGNCVTIANAVWAGMAAHGAVSDLDPARAGAALGAFIRERAAAGREPLRFAVVHPHSGHNYELRYWLAACGVDPRREIEIVIVPPPFMADALATGRIDGYCVGEPWNSAAVAAGTGHIVTVKAQIWRNSPEKVLGARKAWAEQNPEALAALLRALHHAARWCQDPANHGELAAVMAQPGFLGLPPAVQMPVLTGHLPLGGGAERRVEDFFVPFDKAANFPWKSHALWFYTQMVRWGQLAHTPQNLAIARDCYRPDLYRAALKPLGVALPGANAKVEGALKAATPVGSAGASLVLGPDGFFDGQIFDPDEIEDYIARQKSAHAEP is encoded by the coding sequence ATGAGCGCTGCGTACCAGATCACCGCCGGCCTCATGCCGCTTTTCGACAGCGCCGTGCTGGTGGCAGCCGGCGAGCTCGGCTTTGCCGCGCGCGAGGGCATAGACCTGACGCTGCATCGCGAGACCTCCTGGGCCAACATCCGTGACCGCATCGCCATCGGCCATTTCGATGTCGCCCATATGCTGGGGCCGATGCCGCTCGCCTGCAATCTCGGACTGAGCCCGCTCGCTTCCGAGACCATAGTGCCCTTCTCGCTGGGGCTTGGCGGCAATTGCGTCACCATTGCCAACGCCGTCTGGGCCGGCATGGCGGCGCATGGCGCCGTATCGGATCTCGATCCGGCACGCGCCGGAGCAGCACTCGGCGCCTTTATCCGCGAGCGCGCGGCCGCTGGCCGCGAGCCGCTTCGCTTCGCCGTCGTGCACCCGCATTCGGGACATAATTACGAACTGCGCTACTGGCTTGCCGCCTGTGGCGTCGATCCCCGGCGCGAGATCGAAATCGTCATCGTGCCACCGCCTTTCATGGCCGACGCGTTGGCCACTGGGCGCATTGACGGCTACTGCGTCGGTGAGCCCTGGAACAGCGCCGCGGTTGCCGCCGGCACCGGCCATATCGTCACCGTCAAGGCGCAGATATGGCGTAACAGCCCGGAAAAGGTGCTTGGCGCGCGCAAGGCCTGGGCGGAGCAAAATCCCGAGGCACTGGCCGCACTTTTGCGCGCGCTGCATCACGCGGCGCGCTGGTGCCAGGACCCGGCAAACCATGGCGAATTGGCCGCTGTGATGGCGCAGCCGGGCTTCCTCGGCCTGCCGCCGGCGGTGCAGATGCCGGTTCTGACCGGCCATCTCCCGTTGGGCGGCGGCGCCGAGCGGCGTGTCGAGGACTTCTTCGTGCCCTTCGACAAGGCGGCGAACTTTCCCTGGAAGAGCCATGCGCTGTGGTTTTACACGCAGATGGTGCGCTGGGGGCAGTTGGCGCATACGCCGCAAAACCTGGCCATTGCCCGCGACTGCTACCGGCCCGACCTCTACCGCGCGGCGCTGAAGCCGCTCGGCGTGGCGCTGCCTGGCGCCAACGCCAAGGTCGAGGGCGCGCTGAAGGCCGCGACGCCGGTCGGTTCGGCAGGGGCGAGCCTCGTGCTCGGCCCCGACGGTTTCTTCGATGGCCAGATCTTCGATCCCGACGAGATCGAAGACTACATCGCTCGCCAGAAATCTGCCCATGCTGAACCCTGA
- a CDS encoding MFS transporter, translated as MTANLPATSSQDNTPRQALVMSTIAFTVCFAVWTIFSIIGVRIKQELGLNETEFGLLVGTPILTGSLVRMVLGVWTDRFGGRLVYTATMLAAAVATFLLAFAHTYGQMLVAALGVGLAGGSFAVGVAYVSRFFPSGKQGTALGIFGVGNVGAAVTKFLAPFVLLAWGWQLVALIWAAALVVMAAIFWFTTGDDPVIRERRAGKAAAVRGFWQEFAPLKNLQVWRFAFYYFFSFGAFVALSLWLPRYLIGVYGFGIATAGMIGAAYSIPASVFRAYGGVLSDRIGARTVLYWTFTVCAVAALVLSLPSADYVVRGISGPITFHFEIGPLAFIAVASVLGFFMSLGKAAVYKHIPAYYPQSVGAVGGVVGMIGGLGGFILPIAFGALNDLTGVWSSCFMLLFLIVVSCLAWMHVSIRRMERAAAASASSLSYAAE; from the coding sequence ATGACCGCAAATCTCCCAGCCACCTCCAGCCAGGACAACACCCCGCGGCAAGCACTCGTGATGTCCACCATCGCCTTCACCGTCTGCTTCGCGGTGTGGACGATCTTTTCCATCATCGGCGTGCGCATAAAACAGGAGCTCGGACTGAACGAGACGGAATTCGGCCTGCTGGTCGGTACGCCGATCCTCACCGGCTCGCTGGTGCGCATGGTGCTCGGCGTGTGGACCGACCGCTTTGGCGGGCGGCTTGTCTATACCGCAACCATGCTTGCGGCGGCGGTTGCAACCTTCCTGCTCGCCTTTGCGCATACTTACGGGCAGATGCTGGTCGCGGCGCTCGGCGTCGGGCTCGCGGGCGGGTCTTTTGCCGTCGGTGTCGCCTATGTCTCGCGCTTCTTCCCGTCCGGCAAGCAGGGCACCGCGCTCGGCATTTTCGGTGTCGGCAACGTCGGCGCCGCAGTCACCAAATTCCTAGCGCCGTTCGTCCTGCTCGCCTGGGGTTGGCAGTTGGTGGCGCTGATCTGGGCGGCGGCACTCGTCGTCATGGCGGCCATCTTCTGGTTCACGACCGGCGACGATCCGGTCATCCGTGAGCGCCGTGCCGGCAAGGCAGCAGCTGTGAGAGGTTTCTGGCAGGAATTTGCCCCGCTGAAGAACCTGCAGGTCTGGCGCTTCGCCTTCTACTACTTCTTCTCCTTCGGCGCGTTCGTCGCGCTGTCGCTGTGGCTGCCGCGTTATCTGATCGGCGTCTACGGCTTCGGCATCGCCACCGCCGGCATGATCGGCGCAGCCTATTCCATCCCTGCGAGCGTCTTCCGCGCCTATGGCGGCGTGCTCTCCGACCGCATCGGCGCGCGCACCGTGCTCTACTGGACCTTTACCGTGTGTGCCGTCGCCGCCCTCGTTCTGTCTCTCCCCTCGGCAGACTATGTGGTGCGCGGCATCAGCGGGCCGATCACCTTCCATTTCGAGATCGGCCCGCTCGCCTTCATCGCCGTCGCCAGCGTGCTCGGCTTCTTCATGAGCCTCGGCAAGGCGGCGGTCTACAAGCACATCCCGGCCTACTATCCGCAGAGTGTCGGCGCGGTCGGCGGCGTTGTCGGCATGATCGGCGGGCTCGGCGGCTTCATCCTGCCGATCGCCTTCGGTGCGCTGAACGATCTCACCGGCGTCTGGTCGAGCTGCTTCATGCTGCTCTTCCTGATCGTCGTTTCCTGCCTGGCCTGGATGCACGTCAGCATCCGGCGCATGGAGCGTGCGGCGGCCGCCAGTGCTTCAAGCCTTTCCTACGCGGCAGAGTGA
- the nirB gene encoding nitrite reductase large subunit NirB: MTEKLVIIGNGMAPGRMLEHLLEKAPGRYQVTIFNAEPRVNYDRIMLSPVLSGEKAYEEIIIHGDGWYIKNGITLYKGHRIVTIDRPARTVTSDHGVTEPYDKLVIATGSVPFIIPVPGHNLPGVLTYRDLDDVRAMMLAAQSRAKAVVIGGGLLGLEAAAGLNAQGMDVTVLHVMPTLMERQLDPAAGYLLQRAVEERGIKVITKANTQAITGNGKVEQVELADGTIIPATLVVMAVGIRPNAAIAKEAGIAINRGIVVDAGMRSNDPDIYAIGECAEVNGMVYGLVAPLYEMARVAASQLAGDETAAFVHMDTPTKLKVTGIELFSLGDFADGDDRQEIVLRDASAGVYKRLVLKDDRIIGTVLYGETADGAWFNDLKKKQTDISEMRDTLIFGQSYQGGAPLDPMAAVAALPDDAEICGCNGVCKSKITTAIMAKGLTSLDDVRAHTKASASCGSCTGLVEKLMVLTIGDKYNPAAVQPMCSCTTLGHDEVRRLIKAKHLKAIPAVMQELEWQTSCGCAKCRPALNYYLVCDWPSDYADDYQSRFINERVHANIQKDGTYSVVPRMWGGVTNAAELRAIADVVDKFEIPMVKVTGGQRIDMLGIRKEDLPAVWADLGQAGFVSGHAYAKGLRTVKTCVGSDWCRFGTQDSTGLGIRIEKFMWGSWTPAKVKMAVSGCPRNCAEATCKDVGVICVDSGYEIHFAGAAGLDIKGTEVLGMVRTEDEALQHIVALTQMYREQGRYPERIYKWAKRIGIAEIKRQIMDDADRRQAYYERFVFSQKFAQVDPWSERVSGKDKHEFRPMASVGFAQAAE, translated from the coding sequence ATGACCGAGAAACTCGTCATCATCGGCAACGGCATGGCCCCCGGGCGCATGCTGGAGCATCTGCTGGAAAAGGCGCCCGGCCGCTACCAGGTCACCATCTTCAACGCCGAGCCCCGGGTGAACTACGATCGCATCATGCTGTCGCCGGTTCTGTCGGGCGAAAAGGCCTATGAGGAAATCATCATCCATGGCGACGGCTGGTACATCAAGAACGGCATCACCCTCTACAAGGGCCACCGAATCGTCACCATCGACCGCCCGGCGAGGACCGTCACTTCGGACCATGGCGTCACCGAGCCCTATGACAAGCTCGTCATCGCCACCGGCTCGGTGCCGTTCATCATTCCGGTGCCCGGGCACAACCTGCCGGGCGTGCTGACCTATCGCGACCTCGACGATGTCCGGGCGATGATGCTGGCCGCACAGTCGCGGGCCAAGGCGGTGGTTATCGGCGGCGGCCTGCTGGGGCTCGAGGCAGCAGCCGGCCTCAACGCACAGGGCATGGATGTCACAGTGCTGCATGTCATGCCGACGCTGATGGAGCGCCAGCTCGATCCTGCCGCCGGCTATCTCCTGCAGCGCGCGGTCGAAGAGCGTGGCATCAAGGTCATCACCAAGGCCAACACGCAAGCGATCACGGGCAACGGCAAGGTCGAACAGGTCGAGCTCGCCGACGGCACCATCATTCCGGCAACACTGGTGGTGATGGCTGTCGGCATCCGGCCGAATGCGGCGATCGCCAAGGAGGCGGGCATTGCCATCAATCGCGGCATCGTCGTCGATGCCGGGATGCGCAGCAACGACCCCGACATCTACGCCATCGGCGAATGCGCCGAGGTCAACGGCATGGTCTACGGGCTGGTGGCGCCGCTCTATGAGATGGCGCGCGTCGCAGCCTCCCAGCTTGCCGGCGACGAGACCGCCGCCTTCGTCCACATGGACACGCCGACCAAGCTCAAGGTCACCGGCATCGAGCTGTTCTCGCTCGGCGACTTCGCCGACGGCGACGACCGCCAGGAGATCGTGCTGCGCGATGCATCGGCCGGCGTCTACAAACGCCTGGTGCTGAAGGATGACCGCATCATCGGCACAGTGCTTTACGGTGAGACAGCCGATGGCGCCTGGTTCAACGATCTCAAGAAGAAGCAGACCGACATATCGGAGATGCGCGACACGTTGATCTTCGGCCAGTCCTACCAGGGGGGTGCCCCGCTGGACCCTATGGCGGCCGTTGCAGCCTTGCCGGATGATGCGGAAATCTGCGGCTGCAACGGCGTTTGTAAAAGCAAGATCACCACAGCGATTATGGCCAAGGGCCTGACCTCGCTCGACGATGTGCGCGCCCACACCAAGGCGTCGGCGTCCTGCGGCTCCTGCACCGGGCTGGTCGAGAAGCTGATGGTGCTGACCATCGGCGACAAATACAACCCGGCAGCCGTGCAGCCCATGTGCTCCTGCACCACGCTTGGCCACGACGAAGTGCGTCGGCTGATCAAGGCAAAGCACCTCAAGGCCATTCCGGCCGTCATGCAGGAGCTGGAGTGGCAGACCTCTTGCGGCTGCGCCAAGTGCCGGCCGGCGCTCAACTACTATCTCGTGTGTGACTGGCCAAGCGACTATGCCGACGACTACCAGTCGCGCTTCATCAACGAGCGCGTCCACGCCAACATCCAGAAGGACGGCACCTATTCGGTGGTGCCGCGCATGTGGGGCGGTGTGACCAATGCTGCGGAACTGCGCGCCATTGCCGATGTCGTCGACAAGTTCGAGATCCCGATGGTCAAGGTCACGGGCGGCCAGCGCATCGACATGCTGGGCATCCGCAAGGAGGACCTGCCGGCGGTATGGGCCGATCTCGGCCAGGCTGGCTTCGTGTCCGGTCATGCCTACGCTAAGGGCCTGCGCACGGTGAAAACCTGCGTCGGTTCCGACTGGTGCCGTTTCGGCACGCAGGATTCGACAGGGCTCGGCATCCGCATCGAAAAATTCATGTGGGGTTCGTGGACGCCGGCCAAGGTCAAGATGGCGGTGTCGGGCTGTCCGAGGAATTGCGCCGAGGCGACCTGCAAGGATGTCGGCGTCATCTGCGTCGACAGTGGCTACGAGATCCATTTTGCTGGTGCCGCCGGCCTCGATATCAAAGGCACCGAAGTGCTCGGCATGGTCAGGACCGAGGACGAGGCGCTGCAGCATATCGTGGCGCTGACGCAGATGTACCGCGAGCAGGGCCGCTATCCCGAGCGCATCTACAAATGGGCCAAGCGCATCGGCATCGCCGAGATCAAGCGCCAGATCATGGACGATGCGGACAGGCGCCAGGCCTATTACGAGCGCTTCGT